The Sphingobium aromaticiconvertens genome has a segment encoding these proteins:
- a CDS encoding phasin family protein, translating into MAVTPKPSSRRSPARKSVRPKAAPGILSASEALKAAESAIEPTKPKAPASKAAPKVAKKAAPVKVAAPKPVAAKVAIPDPVAPDPVAIVAATTAVDAAPEPVVEKVVEATAKPAAKTVTPVTSAKVKIEPVKAASTATAQPTKVKPAPTAQDVRAEGTKMMNDVIETGKKFAEDAKAKMETAYADLNEKAKAGVEKSTKALEEISDITKGNVEALVESGKIAAKAMETLGQDAVDYSRKNYEKATATIKSFSTVKTPTEFFQLQSQLFASAFDDFSKQSAKGSEAFIKLANEVSQPLTARVTVVTDKIKSLAA; encoded by the coding sequence GTGGCCGTTACCCCTAAGCCTAGCAGTCGCCGAAGCCCGGCGCGCAAGTCAGTCCGGCCCAAAGCCGCTCCCGGCATATTGTCCGCGAGCGAGGCGTTGAAGGCCGCCGAATCCGCGATCGAACCGACCAAGCCCAAGGCGCCTGCCAGCAAGGCTGCGCCCAAGGTGGCGAAAAAGGCTGCGCCGGTGAAGGTCGCCGCGCCGAAACCAGTCGCTGCGAAGGTCGCTATTCCCGACCCTGTAGCCCCAGACCCAGTAGCCATCGTGGCCGCCACGACGGCGGTCGATGCAGCGCCGGAGCCGGTTGTCGAAAAGGTTGTCGAGGCAACCGCGAAGCCTGCCGCCAAAACTGTCACGCCAGTGACGTCGGCAAAGGTCAAGATTGAACCGGTGAAGGCCGCATCAACAGCAACAGCCCAACCCACCAAAGTAAAGCCCGCGCCTACAGCGCAAGACGTCCGTGCAGAAGGAACCAAGATGATGAACGACGTGATCGAGACCGGCAAGAAGTTCGCAGAAGACGCCAAGGCGAAAATGGAAACGGCTTATGCCGACCTGAACGAGAAGGCGAAGGCCGGGGTCGAGAAGTCGACCAAGGCGCTGGAAGAAATCAGCGACATCACCAAGGGCAATGTCGAGGCGCTGGTCGAATCCGGCAAGATCGCGGCAAAGGCCATGGAAACGCTGGGCCAGGATGCCGTTGATTATAGCCGCAAGAACTATGAGAAGGCGACTGCGACGATCAAGAGCTTCTCGACCGTCAAGACGCCGACCGAGTTCTTCCAGTTGCAAAGCCAGCTGTTCGCCAGCGCTTTCGACGATTTCAGCAAGCAATCCGCCAAGGGCAGCGAAGCGTTCATCAAGCTGGCCAATGAAGTGTCCCAGCCGCTGACCGCTCGCGTGACCGTCGTCACCGACAAGATCAAGTCGCTGGCCGCCTGA
- a CDS encoding low molecular weight protein-tyrosine-phosphatase, whose amino-acid sequence MNTSTPSVLFVCLGNICRSPLAEAALRVEAARAGLAVEADSAGTGDWHVGSPPDPRAQATAKRHGIDISGYRGRQVTAEDFHRFTHIFALDGENLKGLRRIRPSDGTAHLGLLMDLIPGREGSGVTDPYFGEDAGFEVTWDDVSGAARAIVTMLQDAR is encoded by the coding sequence ATGAACACGTCCACCCCATCGGTCCTGTTCGTATGCCTGGGCAATATCTGCCGTTCTCCCCTGGCCGAAGCGGCGCTGCGGGTGGAAGCCGCGCGAGCGGGCCTGGCGGTGGAGGCCGATTCGGCAGGAACCGGTGACTGGCATGTTGGCAGCCCGCCCGATCCCCGCGCGCAGGCGACCGCGAAACGCCACGGTATCGACATAAGCGGCTATCGCGGACGTCAGGTCACGGCGGAGGATTTCCATCGCTTCACCCATATCTTCGCGCTGGACGGAGAGAATTTGAAAGGGCTGCGACGCATTCGTCCATCGGACGGCACCGCACACCTCGGCTTGCTCATGGACCTGATACCTGGCCGTGAAGGGAGCGGCGTCACCGATCCCTATTTTGGTGAAGACGCCGGGTTCGAGGTGACCTGGGACGATGTGTCGGGCGCAGCCAGGGCCATCGTCACGATGCTGCAAGACGCAAGATAA
- a CDS encoding hemerythrin domain-containing protein, which yields MADTTIFDRLKQDHDAHRQLLDKLIDAKGEPDRREKLFEQFKVEVTAHAAAEEESLYATMLARPDLREDAQHSVSEHKEIDDYLEELDGLKMDGDAWNRKFAEMKKRYLHHIDEEEEEMFPAAAKELTADEEKKLAALFAKRKPAELERAEAAK from the coding sequence ATGGCCGACACAACAATCTTCGACCGTTTGAAGCAGGACCATGACGCGCATCGCCAGCTTCTCGACAAGCTGATCGACGCAAAGGGCGAGCCTGATCGTCGCGAAAAACTGTTCGAGCAGTTCAAGGTGGAAGTGACGGCGCATGCCGCCGCCGAAGAGGAATCTCTCTACGCCACCATGCTCGCGCGCCCCGACTTGCGCGAGGATGCCCAGCACAGCGTTTCCGAACATAAGGAAATCGACGATTATCTTGAGGAGCTGGATGGCCTCAAGATGGATGGCGACGCCTGGAACAGGAAGTTCGCGGAGATGAAGAAGCGGTACCTCCACCACATTGATGAGGAGGAGGAAGAGATGTTCCCCGCTGCGGCCAAGGAACTGACGGCGGATGAGGAGAAAAAGCTCGCCGCCCTCTTTGCCAAGCGCAAGCCGGCCGAACTGGAGCGTGCCGAAGCCGCCAAATAA
- a CDS encoding DUF2721 domain-containing protein, with protein sequence MLPLPQVTHIAQTIQLTVAPVFMLAGIGAFLNLCAGRLARVIDRARLVEKGVLESRGKEHDRLVAEIRTLDRRMSVVNSAIFLSVASGCAICLVVILLFAAELFQGHLGNTIAVLFIVSMVLQAAAFATFIQEIRLASRTIHIRNEVLYHQAEEEADA encoded by the coding sequence ATCCTGCCGTTGCCGCAGGTCACGCATATTGCACAGACCATCCAGTTGACGGTCGCCCCAGTCTTCATGCTGGCCGGGATCGGTGCCTTTCTCAACCTGTGCGCCGGTCGGCTGGCGCGCGTGATCGACCGCGCCCGCCTTGTCGAGAAGGGCGTGCTGGAATCGCGCGGCAAGGAGCATGACCGGCTGGTCGCCGAGATCCGGACGCTCGACCGCCGGATGAGCGTCGTCAACAGCGCCATCTTCCTGTCGGTGGCGTCGGGTTGCGCCATCTGCCTGGTCGTCATCCTGTTGTTCGCGGCAGAACTGTTCCAGGGCCATCTGGGCAACACCATCGCGGTGCTGTTCATTGTCAGCATGGTGTTGCAGGCCGCGGCCTTTGCCACCTTCATTCAGGAAATCCGGCTGGCGTCGCGCACCATCCATATCCGCAACGAAGTCCTCTATCATCAGGCCGAAGAAGAGGCGGATGCGTGA
- a CDS encoding peptidase, protein MMIGKGRRLLATIGLTGAILLGGCAYDDGYGYSGVSVGSGYYGGGYYDGYGGSYYPGSYGGWYNDFYYPGSGYYVYDRGGRRHRWNNGQRSYWEGRRSEWRGRDNAGRGAGRGAERGAERGNGRGNGRREGWWNGRRNGAPTTTTPSVPGRQWQGRPRPDGVTNGNRQGWRADRRSGQSVGQPGVQRPQRSIQRDAPRTRSDGVRGRNGAPRTQPN, encoded by the coding sequence ATGATGATCGGGAAAGGACGACGGCTGCTGGCGACCATCGGCCTGACGGGCGCGATACTGCTGGGCGGATGCGCCTATGATGACGGCTATGGCTATAGCGGCGTTAGCGTGGGCAGCGGCTATTATGGCGGTGGTTATTATGACGGCTATGGCGGCAGCTATTACCCAGGTTCCTACGGCGGCTGGTACAACGACTTTTATTATCCGGGTTCCGGCTATTATGTTTATGACCGGGGCGGACGGCGCCATCGCTGGAACAACGGGCAGCGATCCTATTGGGAAGGACGTCGCTCCGAATGGCGCGGACGCGACAATGCCGGACGCGGGGCCGGACGAGGGGCCGAACGCGGGGCCGAACGTGGGAATGGCCGCGGAAACGGTCGCCGCGAGGGCTGGTGGAACGGGCGACGCAACGGCGCGCCCACGACCACAACGCCCTCAGTTCCGGGTCGGCAATGGCAGGGTCGCCCCCGGCCGGACGGCGTGACTAACGGCAATCGACAAGGCTGGCGCGCCGACCGGAGATCTGGGCAATCCGTCGGCCAACCGGGCGTTCAGCGCCCTCAACGCTCCATCCAGCGCGACGCCCCTCGCACGCGCAGCGATGGTGTGCGGGGCCGGAATGGCGCACCTCGGACTCAGCCCAACTGA
- a CDS encoding DUF1489 domain-containing protein, with protein sequence MPLHLTKIAFQSESPATLRAWLESHGPHGEARLTTRYLPKRVEEMAGGSLYWIHGHMLVGRSPILGFQETGQGRYWIRLEPRLIAVRSAPKRAHQGWRYLADADAPADLGDGEADERDAMPPAMLGELSRLGLV encoded by the coding sequence ATGCCGCTGCACCTGACCAAGATTGCTTTTCAGAGCGAAAGTCCCGCCACCCTACGCGCCTGGCTGGAAAGCCATGGGCCGCATGGCGAGGCGCGACTGACCACCCGCTATTTGCCCAAGCGGGTCGAAGAGATGGCAGGCGGGTCGCTCTACTGGATTCACGGGCATATGCTGGTGGGACGCAGCCCCATATTGGGCTTTCAGGAGACGGGGCAGGGCCGCTACTGGATTCGGCTGGAGCCACGCCTGATAGCGGTCCGATCCGCGCCCAAGCGCGCGCATCAGGGCTGGCGCTATCTGGCGGACGCGGATGCCCCCGCCGACCTTGGCGACGGCGAAGCGGATGAACGCGATGCGATGCCGCCAGCAATGCTGGGTGAATTATCGCGGCTAGGACTGGTCTAA
- a CDS encoding DUF4345 domain-containing protein — MREMRALQGVVAIACLVPLIAGSRGALLGPEWIRGVSDVSADLDSHFRYMSGIFLGVGVAFVTCIPGIAAKGPRFRLLGALVVAGGCARLISLAAVGPPSRGHIFGLFMELGVVPLLILWQARVARRAGQERA; from the coding sequence ATGCGTGAAATGCGCGCCTTGCAGGGGGTGGTCGCCATCGCCTGCCTGGTGCCGCTGATCGCCGGAAGCCGTGGCGCGTTGCTGGGACCAGAATGGATTCGGGGTGTCAGCGACGTATCCGCCGATCTCGACAGCCATTTTCGCTATATGAGCGGTATATTCCTGGGAGTGGGCGTGGCCTTCGTCACCTGCATCCCCGGCATAGCCGCAAAGGGGCCACGCTTTCGTCTGCTGGGTGCGCTGGTGGTTGCGGGCGGATGCGCCCGGCTGATTTCGTTGGCGGCGGTTGGCCCGCCCTCACGCGGACATATCTTTGGCCTCTTCATGGAGCTGGGCGTGGTGCCGCTGCTGATACTCTGGCAGGCGCGGGTCGCCCGACGAGCGGGTCAAGAGCGCGCCTGA
- a CDS encoding LL-diaminopimelate aminotransferase, with protein MSEEFYRMKRLPPYVIAEVNGMRAAARAAGEDIIDLGMGNPDLPPPPHVIEKLIEVASKPDAHGYSQSKGIPGLRKAQANYYARRFGVDLDPENEVVVTMGSKEGLASLATAITAPGDVVLAPNPSYPIHMFGFIIAGATIRSVPTTPDEHYFTALDRAMAFTVPRPSILVVNYPSNPTAETVDLAFYERLVAWAKENKVWVLSDLAYSELYYDGNPTPSILQVPGAKDIAIEFTSLSKTYSMAGWRIGFAVGNRQLIAAMTRVKSYLDYGAFTPIQAAACAALNGPQDIVAKNRELYHKRRDVLVESFARAGWDIPAPRASMFAWAPLPPALKDMGSLEFSKQLLTHAKVAVAPGVGYGEDGEGYVRIAMVENEQRLRQAARNVKKYLQSMGVNTPAKGAA; from the coding sequence ATGTCCGAAGAATTTTACCGCATGAAACGCCTGCCGCCTTATGTCATTGCCGAAGTCAACGGCATGCGGGCCGCCGCGCGGGCCGCGGGTGAGGACATTATCGACCTTGGCATGGGCAATCCCGACCTGCCGCCGCCGCCGCACGTCATCGAAAAGCTGATCGAGGTGGCGTCCAAGCCCGACGCCCACGGCTATTCCCAATCAAAGGGGATTCCGGGGCTGCGCAAGGCGCAGGCCAACTATTATGCGCGCCGTTTCGGCGTCGATCTGGACCCGGAAAATGAAGTCGTCGTGACCATGGGGTCGAAGGAAGGCCTCGCCAGCCTCGCCACCGCGATCACCGCGCCGGGCGACGTCGTGCTGGCGCCCAACCCCAGCTATCCGATCCATATGTTCGGTTTCATCATCGCGGGCGCAACCATCCGGTCGGTGCCGACAACCCCGGACGAGCATTATTTCACGGCGCTGGACCGGGCGATGGCCTTTACCGTGCCGCGCCCGTCGATTCTGGTGGTCAACTATCCGTCCAATCCGACTGCGGAGACGGTCGATCTCGCTTTCTACGAGCGGCTGGTGGCCTGGGCGAAGGAGAACAAGGTCTGGGTGCTATCCGACCTTGCCTATTCCGAACTCTATTATGACGGCAATCCAACGCCCTCGATCCTGCAGGTGCCGGGCGCGAAAGACATTGCGATCGAGTTCACCTCGCTGTCCAAAACCTATTCGATGGCCGGCTGGCGCATCGGCTTCGCGGTCGGCAACCGCCAGTTGATCGCGGCCATGACGCGGGTGAAAAGCTATCTCGATTATGGTGCGTTCACGCCGATCCAGGCAGCCGCCTGCGCGGCGCTCAACGGACCGCAGGACATCGTCGCCAAGAACCGCGAACTCTACCACAAGCGCCGCGACGTTCTGGTCGAGAGTTTCGCGCGGGCAGGCTGGGACATTCCCGCGCCCCGCGCCTCTATGTTCGCCTGGGCACCCTTGCCCCCTGCGCTCAAGGATATGGGCAGCCTGGAATTTTCCAAGCAGTTGCTGACCCATGCCAAGGTCGCGGTCGCGCCGGGCGTGGGCTATGGCGAGGATGGCGAGGGCTATGTCCGCATCGCCATGGTCGAGAATGAGCAGCGGCTGCGACAGGCCGCGCGCAACGTGAAGAAATATCTTCAGTCCATGGGGGTCAACACACCCGCCAAGGGTGCGGCCTGA
- the clpS gene encoding ATP-dependent Clp protease adapter ClpS: protein MPLSMAGKDQDDGEDGGPNVGIATRTRTRTRKPSLYKVLLLNDDYTPMEFVVHVLQQFFRMDMEEATRVMLHVHQRGVGVCGIFSYEVAETKVNQVMDFARQNQHPLQCTLEKA, encoded by the coding sequence ATGCCGCTGTCGATGGCGGGCAAGGATCAGGACGACGGCGAGGATGGCGGCCCTAATGTCGGTATCGCCACGCGCACCCGCACGCGGACCCGCAAGCCGTCGCTCTATAAGGTGCTGCTGCTGAACGACGACTACACGCCGATGGAGTTCGTCGTCCACGTCCTCCAGCAATTCTTCCGCATGGATATGGAGGAGGCGACTCGCGTCATGCTCCACGTCCATCAGCGCGGTGTCGGGGTGTGCGGCATCTTCAGCTACGAAGTGGCCGAGACCAAGGTCAATCAGGTGATGGACTTTGCCCGCCAGAACCAGCACCCACTCCAGTGTACGCTGGAGAAGGCCTGA
- a CDS encoding peptidylprolyl isomerase, translating to MADETLTLSLDSGGDVVIKLRSDLAPGHVERIVTLAKEGFYDGVVFHRVIPGFMAQGGDPTGTGMGGSKLPDIKAEFNREPHVRGICSMARSSNPNSANSQFFICFDDATFLDGQYTAWGEVTSGMEHVDALPKGEPPRTPGKIVKATVA from the coding sequence ATGGCCGACGAAACGCTTACCCTTTCCCTCGACAGCGGCGGCGACGTCGTGATCAAGCTGCGCTCCGATCTTGCCCCCGGCCATGTCGAGCGGATCGTCACGCTGGCGAAAGAGGGCTTCTATGACGGCGTGGTCTTCCACCGCGTGATCCCCGGCTTCATGGCGCAGGGCGGCGATCCGACCGGCACCGGCATGGGCGGATCGAAGCTCCCCGACATCAAGGCCGAGTTCAACCGCGAGCCGCATGTCCGTGGCATCTGTTCGATGGCGCGTTCGTCAAACCCGAACAGCGCCAACAGCCAGTTCTTTATCTGCTTTGACGATGCCACCTTCCTTGACGGTCAGTACACCGCCTGGGGTGAAGTCACGTCCGGCATGGAGCATGTCGACGCGCTGCCCAAGGGCGAGCCGCCGCGCACCCCCGGCAAGATCGTCAAGGCGACGGTTGCTTAA
- a CDS encoding class I poly(R)-hydroxyalkanoic acid synthase, producing the protein MSDSATTEAALPTLEQMQQWTSVIGRAQQLMLEQAAGATGRMLPFEPQVVASIQTSFAEEGMALWQRFLDAGGLLREEPLPVPADSPAARRDKRFADPAWTTHPFYDLIRQSYLLTSDYLTRLADAVDGVDPKQKASLRFATSGMIDALSPSNFPLTNPLVWQKTMESGGENLVKGLQHLLADMEKGQLTHTDGSTFELGRNIASTPGKVVKETPLYQLIQYTPTTDKVLQTPLIIFPPWINRFYILDLSPEKSFVKWAVDQGITVFMVSWKSADASMKDVIWDDYIQDGQIDAIDTVRDLLNVPSVHTIGYCVAGTTLAATLALLAARGEADKVASATFFTAQVDFSMAGDLTLFVGDEQMKLVDQLSSGGFLDGRYMAATFNLLRGRDLIWSYVVNNYLLGQDYPPFDLLYWNGDTTNLPARWHRDYLTSLYRDNLLVQPGAISVAGTPINLTTIMTPCYVQAGKEDHIAPLESVWKLTEHLSGPVRFVLAGSGHIAGVVNPPAAGKYQYWTCEAAKDSLENFVADAKETSGSWWPDWVQWISDLTPEAVPAARARQPGKGKLKAIEDAPGRYVKAR; encoded by the coding sequence ATGAGCGATTCGGCGACGACAGAAGCGGCTCTCCCCACGCTGGAACAGATGCAGCAATGGACCAGCGTGATTGGCCGCGCCCAGCAACTGATGCTTGAGCAGGCGGCGGGCGCGACGGGGCGGATGCTGCCATTCGAGCCGCAGGTCGTGGCGTCGATCCAGACCAGCTTTGCCGAGGAGGGCATGGCCCTGTGGCAGCGTTTCCTGGATGCAGGCGGCCTGCTGCGGGAAGAGCCGCTGCCCGTGCCAGCCGACAGTCCGGCCGCGCGCCGCGACAAGCGTTTCGCCGATCCGGCCTGGACCACGCATCCTTTTTACGACCTCATCCGGCAAAGCTATCTGCTGACCTCCGACTATCTCACCCGCCTGGCCGATGCCGTCGATGGCGTGGACCCAAAGCAGAAGGCAAGCCTGCGCTTTGCCACCAGCGGCATGATCGACGCGCTTTCGCCCAGCAACTTCCCGCTGACCAATCCCCTCGTCTGGCAAAAGACGATGGAGTCGGGCGGCGAGAATCTGGTGAAGGGACTTCAGCATCTGTTGGCCGACATGGAAAAGGGCCAGCTCACCCACACTGATGGCAGCACGTTCGAACTGGGGCGCAACATCGCCTCGACACCGGGCAAGGTGGTGAAGGAAACGCCGCTCTATCAGTTGATCCAATATACGCCGACCACCGACAAGGTGCTGCAGACGCCGCTGATCATCTTCCCGCCATGGATCAACCGCTTCTACATCCTCGACCTGTCGCCGGAAAAAAGCTTCGTCAAATGGGCGGTGGATCAGGGGATCACCGTCTTCATGGTGTCGTGGAAATCGGCCGACGCGTCGATGAAGGACGTGATCTGGGACGATTATATTCAGGATGGGCAGATCGACGCGATCGACACGGTGCGCGACCTGTTGAACGTGCCCAGCGTCCACACGATCGGCTATTGCGTCGCGGGGACCACGCTGGCCGCGACCCTTGCCCTGCTTGCGGCGCGCGGGGAAGCGGACAAGGTGGCCAGCGCGACCTTCTTCACGGCCCAGGTCGATTTCAGCATGGCCGGCGACCTCACTTTGTTCGTGGGTGATGAACAGATGAAGCTGGTCGATCAACTGTCCTCGGGCGGTTTCCTTGATGGGCGCTATATGGCGGCGACCTTCAACCTGCTGCGCGGGCGCGATCTTATCTGGAGCTATGTGGTCAATAATTACCTGTTGGGTCAGGACTATCCGCCTTTTGACCTGCTCTACTGGAATGGCGACACCACCAACCTGCCCGCGCGCTGGCACAGGGATTATCTGACCAGCCTGTATCGCGACAATCTGCTGGTGCAGCCGGGCGCGATCAGCGTTGCGGGGACGCCGATCAACCTGACCACGATCATGACCCCCTGCTATGTGCAGGCGGGGAAAGAAGATCATATCGCCCCGCTCGAAAGCGTGTGGAAACTGACCGAGCATCTGTCCGGTCCGGTCCGCTTCGTACTGGCAGGGTCGGGCCATATTGCGGGGGTCGTCAATCCGCCCGCGGCGGGGAAGTATCAATATTGGACCTGCGAAGCGGCAAAGGACTCGCTGGAGAATTTTGTTGCGGATGCGAAAGAAACCAGCGGAAGCTGGTGGCCGGACTGGGTGCAATGGATCAGCGACCTGACCCCTGAGGCCGTCCCTGCCGCGCGTGCGCGGCAGCCCGGAAAGGGTAAATTGAAGGCGATCGAGGATGCGCCCGGACGCTACGTAAAGGCGCGTTGA
- a CDS encoding ATP-binding protein: MTASIDIGTDGAGAPVRMDVEELLATRLLVQGNSGSGKSHLLRRLLEESAALVQQVVIDPEGDFVTLADEYGHVVIDAGDYSEREIGKMATRIREHRASVVLSLESLEIDAQMKCAAAFLNALFDAPRDHWYPALVVVDEAQMFAPAAAGDVSDDARRVSLAAMTNLMCRGRKRGLAGVIATQRLAKLAKNVAAEASNFLMGRTFLDIDMARAADLLGMERRQAEQIRDLERGRFLALGPAICRRPVSVRIGAVKTSTRGGTHKLMPPPPTSAEQFQTLLFAEMEEDAAPSRPDPRPAPVPVDDLLRSLSAGPSIEARPEAPELEFADNEPVIVGVLEDILADCADRAPPAIATLYQDFTVRCRMKGLTRVPMDLAAFRRRFAMAQAGMTDIHDPRWEDPMRAADPLPEDMLAPFLLIARAAMQGLPCPDDVTLARAYGTSSPGRVRRLIDYMEKLGVIVARTDFGGRRSIGVPVLGLSTAAADA; the protein is encoded by the coding sequence GTGACCGCCAGCATCGACATAGGAACCGACGGAGCCGGCGCGCCCGTGCGGATGGACGTGGAGGAACTGCTTGCCACCCGCCTGCTGGTGCAGGGCAATAGCGGGTCGGGGAAATCGCACCTTCTGCGCCGTCTGCTGGAAGAAAGCGCGGCGCTGGTGCAGCAAGTGGTCATCGACCCGGAAGGCGATTTCGTTACGCTGGCGGACGAATATGGCCATGTCGTGATCGACGCGGGCGACTACAGCGAGCGCGAGATCGGCAAGATGGCGACCCGGATTCGCGAACATCGCGCCTCGGTCGTCCTCAGCCTCGAATCGCTTGAAATCGACGCACAGATGAAATGCGCCGCAGCCTTCCTCAATGCCCTGTTCGATGCACCGCGCGATCATTGGTATCCTGCGCTGGTGGTGGTGGACGAGGCGCAGATGTTCGCGCCCGCCGCCGCTGGCGATGTGTCGGACGACGCGCGCCGGGTGTCGCTGGCGGCGATGACCAATTTGATGTGCCGGGGCCGCAAGCGCGGGCTGGCGGGCGTCATCGCCACCCAGCGCCTTGCCAAGCTGGCCAAGAATGTCGCGGCGGAGGCGTCCAACTTCCTGATGGGCCGCACCTTCCTGGACATCGACATGGCGCGCGCCGCCGATCTGCTGGGCATGGAGCGGCGGCAGGCCGAGCAGATTCGCGACCTGGAGCGCGGACGCTTCCTGGCGCTTGGCCCCGCCATCTGCCGCCGTCCGGTGTCGGTGCGAATCGGCGCGGTAAAGACCAGCACGCGGGGCGGCACGCACAAGCTGATGCCGCCACCGCCGACCAGCGCCGAACAGTTTCAGACGCTGCTCTTTGCAGAGATGGAGGAGGACGCCGCCCCGTCCCGCCCCGATCCGCGCCCCGCGCCGGTGCCCGTCGACGACCTGCTTCGATCGCTGTCGGCGGGGCCGTCCATCGAGGCGCGACCGGAGGCCCCCGAACTGGAGTTCGCGGATAACGAGCCGGTGATCGTCGGCGTTCTGGAAGATATCCTCGCCGATTGCGCCGATCGCGCGCCTCCGGCCATCGCAACGCTCTATCAGGATTTCACCGTTCGTTGCCGGATGAAGGGATTGACGCGCGTGCCGATGGACCTTGCCGCCTTCCGCCGCCGCTTCGCCATGGCGCAGGCGGGGATGACCGACATCCACGATCCACGCTGGGAAGATCCGATGCGCGCCGCCGATCCGCTGCCGGAAGATATGCTGGCCCCCTTCCTGCTGATTGCGCGGGCGGCGATGCAGGGCCTCCCCTGCCCGGACGACGTGACGCTGGCCCGCGCCTACGGCACCAGTTCGCCGGGCCGGGTGCGGCGGCTGATCGACTATATGGAGAAGCTGGGCGTGATTGTGGCGCGAACCGATTTCGGTGGACGGCGATCTATCGGCGTCCCCGTTCTGGGCCTCAGCACAGCGGCGGCGGACGCATGA
- the mgtE gene encoding magnesium transporter, producing MSERPEAADPRPEDNHDTFVEAAESRAESQSRHDEDDRLKPEFVSAVLDAVEAGDKDAARDLVSPLHPADIADLLELTPSDQRGEVAAALGDLVGAEVLSELNDYVRDDLLDALAPEQVAEFAAELDTDDAVAMIEDMEEADQQAVLDALDPEDRAAIESALSYPEESAGRLMQRDLVAVPEHMTVGQVIDYLRDMPDPTTNFWEIFVVDEAHKPIGTCQLSWILTCPRAIAMSDLMQREQTLIPVDMDQEEVALRFQKYALISAAVVDTNGRLVGMITVDDVVHIISEEAGEDILRLSGAGEGDINEPVLDSYKARVRWLLTNLITALVASTIIGIFEGTIQQMVALATLMPIVAGVGGNAGSQTMAVTVRALATNQITASNAKRTILREMRVAFLNGATVAIVLGIGVGLVFQNPHLGAVIAAAMVTNILTAGFAGAAVPLAFDRMNADPAVASSIFVTMITDSMGFLAFLGLATAAGLTG from the coding sequence ATGAGCGAACGCCCAGAAGCGGCCGACCCCAGGCCAGAGGATAACCACGACACCTTCGTCGAGGCGGCGGAATCGCGCGCCGAGTCTCAATCGAGACATGACGAGGATGACCGGCTGAAACCCGAATTCGTCTCCGCCGTGCTGGATGCGGTGGAGGCTGGCGACAAAGACGCGGCACGCGACCTCGTCTCCCCGTTGCACCCCGCCGACATCGCCGACCTGCTGGAACTGACCCCGTCCGATCAACGCGGCGAAGTGGCGGCAGCGCTGGGCGATCTGGTCGGTGCCGAAGTGCTGTCGGAACTCAACGATTATGTGCGCGACGACCTGCTCGACGCGCTGGCGCCCGAACAGGTCGCCGAGTTCGCGGCCGAACTGGATACCGACGACGCGGTAGCAATGATCGAGGATATGGAGGAAGCCGACCAGCAGGCGGTCCTCGACGCCCTCGACCCCGAGGACCGCGCCGCGATCGAAAGCGCGCTGTCCTATCCCGAAGAATCCGCCGGCCGCCTGATGCAGCGCGACCTGGTGGCCGTGCCCGAACATATGACGGTCGGTCAGGTGATCGACTACTTACGCGATATGCCCGACCCGACCACGAATTTCTGGGAAATCTTCGTGGTGGACGAGGCGCACAAGCCAATCGGCACCTGCCAGCTTAGCTGGATTCTGACCTGCCCGCGCGCCATCGCCATGTCCGACCTCATGCAACGTGAGCAAACCCTGATCCCGGTCGATATGGATCAGGAGGAAGTCGCGCTGCGCTTCCAGAAATATGCGCTGATCTCCGCCGCCGTGGTCGATACCAATGGCCGGCTGGTCGGCATGATTACCGTCGATGACGTGGTCCACATCATCTCCGAGGAAGCGGGCGAGGACATTCTTCGCCTGTCCGGCGCGGGCGAGGGCGATATCAACGAGCCGGTGCTGGACAGCTACAAGGCGCGGGTGCGCTGGCTGCTGACCAACCTGATCACCGCGCTGGTCGCCTCTACCATCATCGGTATTTTTGAAGGGACGATCCAGCAGATGGTCGCGCTGGCCACGCTGATGCCAATCGTCGCGGGTGTAGGCGGCAATGCAGGCAGCCAGACCATGGCCGTCACCGTCCGGGCGCTGGCCACCAACCAGATCACCGCATCGAACGCCAAACGCACGATCCTGCGCGAGATGCGGGTCGCCTTCCTGAACGGCGCGACGGTCGCCATCGTGCTGGGCATCGGCGTTGGCCTGGTCTTTCAGAACCCACATCTGGGCGCGGTGATTGCCGCAGCGATGGTCACGAACATCCTGACGGCCGGATTTGCGGGCGCGGCTGTTCCACTGGCGTTCGACCGGATGAACGCCGACCCTGCGGTCGCCTCCTCCATCTTTGTGACGATGATCACCGATTCAATGGGTTTTCTGGCCTTTCTGGGCCTGGCCACCGCAGCGGGATTGACTGGCTAA